The following nucleotide sequence is from Alteromonas sp. V450.
ATTCGGGGAAAATGATCCAATAGTAAAGTTTCTTAAAAAGGATCATGATTTATGGATTCATAAAGTAGTGAAAATGAGAAATGCAGCTGAACACCCGGGAGGGCATTCAGGTCATCTTCATATTAAGAACTTTGAAGTGGACACCACTAGCACCCCCCCATTGATCCATGAGCCCCTCTGGTATCTAAATGATGAACAGCCAACCCCAATTAGGGGCGATCTACATGTCTTCGTAAATAATATCTTGGAACTGACAGAGGATATAGTGCTTTCTGCACTAAGCAAACAAGAAAAGCCGGAATCGGGCAGCATACTCGAAATACCCGAAGTTCAACGAAGAGAAGAGGCGCCCATACGGTTTCGCATAGGGCTTGAACAAGAATTTGAATCTAACAATTAAAGGCAGCGGATGCATAAATGCGCCGCTGCTTTAGGCGTTATAAGCCAAGAGGTTTTAATGGAATTTAAAGACCTACCACTACATGATGGATTAGTAAGAACCATTTCAATAAATTGGGCTGGTAAGTCAGCTGAGTTTTTCTTAGATTACTTCCTAATGCCAAAACAAAGTGCTCAGCCATGTTTATTAACGTTTTCCGGCATTTCCTCAATTAACGTACCAATGGCTACACCTTGAGGGGAGTCTAACGTTATAAGAACTAAAGCAGACAGGAATGTTTATGTAATGTCGTCAGACTACGGCAACTCCGATGGTGGTGGTACCGGAGATATCGGAAACGACGAGTATTCGCACAAAAAAGCCCTGTAATATTGTCTAATTTCCCTTTAATGAGACAGTGCGAGGGGGCAGTTTGAGATTTTTCTAGTTATGCCTGTCTTGTTTATTCCTTTCTATTAATCTGCAAAGTTAACCGAGTAATCGCTAAAGACATTATGTTACAAATTGGTTTAACCTTTTAGCTTAAGAGTTGACTAAACTAAATGAAATAAGACAGGCATATTTATGTTAGGCATTTAAAAGGAGAGTTTAAATGAATGGTGTTTATCGAGTTCTTATCGCTCTGGTTCTTCTAGTCGCAGCTATCGCATCTTACAGTATGGGTATTCAGTCAGGTGTGTTTTTGTTCATCATTCTGGGGCTTGTTCTAGAGGGTGCATTTTGGTTCGGTTTGTTTTCAACCAAAAGGCGAAATGAAGCTCAGTAATATGTACCATCACTTTAATACCTATCATCAAAAACTGGGGGCATTATGCCTTACGTGAACGTACAAATTACTAAAGGTGCAAGTCGCGAGCAGAAGGCTGAAATAGTGAAAGATATCACCGGCTCATTAGAACGAGTTTTAGGTAAAAAGCCGGAATATACGCACGTTGTAATTCAGGAAATTGAAGAAGAGGACTGGGGCTTCGCAGGCAAACTTACAGACGATTGGAAAAAGAGCAAATCTTAGAGTTACGAATGCTTGTAGCTACGGTTAAATAAGACAGTCACCTTTGCAATGTTGTTACTTTTTTTAGTCTTCAATTTGAGTTTGTCAGAAGTGCAGTTATGAATGAATATTTGATAGCTTTTATGCTATCAAGCATTCTTATTGGAGTACTTGCCGGTTTGCCCCTTTTCATTTACTGCGATCCTTCTATGACCTCAAAATGAATTGGAGAGCATTTAACAAGGCCATAAGTTTCGCGCTTTCGTCGCACTGCGCTTGTTCTTCGCGCCGATAATGACGGTGGTATGCGCTACACAGAAAAAAGGGTTATTTATGTGGGAATATAAAATTATTGACTCTGCAAAAGCGAAAAAAAGTGGCTTCCTAAAAGGTGTCACTATCGAAAGTGCAGAGGAATATTTAAACAGTTTGGGGGCAGAGG
It contains:
- a CDS encoding 4-oxalocrotonate tautomerase family protein, with translation MPYVNVQITKGASREQKAEIVKDITGSLERVLGKKPEYTHVVIQEIEEEDWGFAGKLTDDWKKSKS
- a CDS encoding DUF4177 domain-containing protein, which produces MWEYKIIDSAKAKKSGFLKGVTIESAEEYLNSLGAEGWEIIDLDFQMDPTMPGGPTHFHGVAKRQRR